From the genome of Bosea sp. Tri-49, one region includes:
- a CDS encoding NADPH-dependent FMN reductase yields MTKPRIALLVGSLSHESINRRLASALTRLGADRFDFGESDLAGLPLYNRDLDRALPSAVLAFKQAIEAADGVLIVSPEYNRSVPSALKNAIDWGSRPYGANSWRGKPTAIAGLASGALGTAPAQQHLRNILSHLDVPVLPQPEVCMAMREGLFDAGGDIADPATRQFLDGFLGRFFAHIARFAMAPA; encoded by the coding sequence ATGACGAAGCCCCGCATTGCGCTGCTCGTCGGCTCGCTCAGCCATGAATCGATCAATCGCCGATTGGCCTCGGCACTCACACGGCTCGGCGCCGACCGTTTCGATTTTGGGGAGAGCGATCTCGCCGGGCTGCCGCTCTACAACCGCGACCTGGACCGCGCGCTGCCGTCGGCGGTGCTGGCCTTCAAGCAGGCGATCGAAGCGGCCGATGGCGTGCTGATCGTCTCGCCTGAATACAACCGCTCGGTCCCGTCAGCGCTCAAGAATGCCATCGACTGGGGCTCGCGCCCCTATGGCGCCAACTCCTGGCGCGGCAAGCCGACGGCGATCGCCGGGCTTGCCAGCGGCGCGCTCGGGACGGCCCCAGCCCAACAGCACCTGCGGAACATCCTCTCGCATCTGGACGTTCCCGTGCTGCCGCAGCCGGAAGTCTGCATGGCGATGCGCGAGGGACTGTTCGATGCCGGTGGCGACATCGCCGATCCCGCGACGCGGCAGTTCCTCGACGGCTTCCTCGGCCGTTTTTTCGCGCATATCGCGCGCTTCGCGATGGCACCCGCATGA
- a CDS encoding fumarylacetoacetate hydrolase family protein has protein sequence MRYVNLRHDGGERLGLVVDDQVVLLLPGAGDLVAFIGLPHSERQALIVASLDKGTRLPLAGASLAAPIRRFRRDVLCTGWNYWDHFEESKGKREGQDVDRPKAPTFFTKSPDVVIGPQDDIAFDARISLKWDYEAEIAIIIGKGGRSIPRSRAHEHIFGFCLANDVSQRDLQRRHGGQWLKGKSIDGTMPLGPHVVTPDEIELPKVRLQCLLNGELMQNAVAAQMAFPVDELIAELSFGMTLHPGDVLLTGTPSGIGNAREPQVFLKAGDEVVVRAEGLGELRNRLVAHDLAGESDVAP, from the coding sequence ATGCGCTACGTCAATCTGCGCCATGATGGCGGCGAGCGGCTGGGCCTCGTCGTCGACGATCAGGTCGTCCTGCTGCTGCCGGGCGCTGGCGATCTCGTCGCCTTTATCGGCCTGCCGCACAGCGAGCGGCAGGCGCTGATCGTCGCGAGCCTCGACAAGGGGACGCGCCTGCCGCTGGCAGGGGCGTCGTTGGCCGCGCCGATCCGCCGCTTCCGGCGTGACGTGCTCTGCACCGGCTGGAACTACTGGGACCATTTCGAGGAGAGCAAGGGCAAGCGCGAGGGGCAGGATGTCGACCGCCCGAAAGCGCCGACCTTCTTCACGAAGTCGCCCGACGTGGTGATCGGCCCGCAGGACGATATCGCCTTCGACGCCCGCATCTCCTTGAAATGGGACTATGAGGCCGAGATCGCGATCATCATCGGCAAGGGCGGCCGCAGCATCCCGCGTTCGCGGGCGCATGAGCACATCTTCGGCTTCTGCCTCGCCAACGACGTCTCGCAGCGCGACCTGCAGCGCCGCCATGGCGGACAGTGGCTGAAGGGCAAGAGCATCGACGGCACCATGCCGCTCGGTCCTCATGTGGTGACGCCGGACGAGATCGAGCTGCCCAAGGTCAGGCTGCAATGCCTGCTCAATGGCGAGCTCATGCAGAACGCCGTGGCGGCGCAGATGGCCTTCCCGGTCGACGAGCTCATCGCCGAGCTCTCCTTCGGCATGACGCTGCATCCGGGCGATGTCCTGCTGACGGGCACGCCGAGCGGCATCGGCAATGCGCGCGAGCCGCAGGTTTTCCTAAAGGCTGGCGACGAAGTGGTGGTTCGGGCCGAGGGCCTAGGCGAGCTGCGCAATCGCCTCGTCGCGCATGATCTCGCCGGAGAGAGCGACGTCGCGCCCTGA
- a CDS encoding Ldh family oxidoreductase: MSNPGFQPAVALRDLAQALLAKVGAPVDHASLVAEALVDADIEGLGSHGLMLLPMYLERIEKGSVDAAAKGEIVVDAGARLTIDAANALGQVTAERASELAVERAATHGLAAIAVRNAFHFGAAGRFARKIALSGQIGIVMANTRPLLPAPGGAERVVGNNPLAIAVPTGGEPLVLDLAMSAGAMGKIRLAQSRGEPIPEGWAATADGLPTTDAAEAIKGMLLPAAGAKGFGLAVMVDLLAGGLSGGAIGDAVRPLYGDLAEPYASANLFIAIDIAGFRPLSEFEAAASGFAERIRGSKSAPGGPSIRMPGDRAARAHRDFDGNCRIAPATLSALRAAAERLGVPFPSSLS; encoded by the coding sequence ATGAGCAATCCCGGATTCCAACCCGCCGTCGCACTTCGCGACCTGGCCCAGGCCCTGCTCGCGAAGGTCGGCGCTCCCGTTGACCATGCCAGCCTGGTCGCCGAGGCCCTGGTCGATGCCGACATCGAAGGCCTCGGCTCACACGGTCTGATGCTGCTGCCGATGTATCTCGAGCGCATCGAGAAGGGCTCGGTCGATGCCGCGGCGAAGGGCGAGATCGTGGTCGACGCTGGTGCGCGCCTCACAATCGACGCTGCCAATGCGCTCGGTCAGGTCACAGCTGAGCGGGCTTCCGAGCTCGCAGTGGAGCGAGCGGCGACGCATGGCCTCGCCGCCATTGCCGTGCGCAACGCCTTCCATTTCGGCGCCGCCGGGCGTTTTGCGCGCAAGATCGCGCTCTCTGGTCAGATCGGCATCGTGATGGCCAATACCCGCCCGCTGTTGCCTGCGCCGGGCGGGGCCGAGCGCGTCGTCGGCAATAACCCGCTCGCCATCGCCGTGCCCACGGGCGGCGAGCCGCTCGTGCTCGATCTCGCCATGAGCGCCGGCGCCATGGGCAAGATCAGGCTGGCGCAGAGCCGCGGCGAGCCGATCCCGGAAGGCTGGGCCGCAACCGCCGACGGCTTGCCGACGACCGACGCGGCCGAGGCGATCAAGGGCATGCTCTTGCCAGCCGCCGGCGCCAAGGGCTTCGGCCTCGCCGTGATGGTCGACCTGCTCGCGGGCGGGCTGTCGGGCGGCGCCATCGGCGATGCCGTGCGCCCGCTCTATGGCGATCTCGCCGAGCCCTATGCCAGCGCAAATCTCTTCATCGCCATCGACATCGCCGGCTTTCGGCCGCTCAGCGAGTTCGAGGCGGCGGCCTCCGGCTTCGCCGAGCGCATCCGCGGCTCGAAATCCGCGCCCGGCGGACCTTCGATCCGCATGCCCGGTGACCGCGCAGCCAGGGCGCATCGCGACTTCGATGGCAATTGCCGCATCGCACCGGCGACGCTCTCGGCCTTGCGCGCCGCCGCCGAGCGGCTCGGCGTCCCGTTCCCGTCTTCCCTGTCCTGA
- a CDS encoding RidA family protein, with protein MAKQQITSAKLRQPNGHFSQATAIEARGRLVFLSGMTSRRADGTIAGIGDVSEQTRQVCENLKAAVEEAGGTLDDICRVDVYVRNMEHFDAIHKVRREYFTGIAPASTMVEICKMTSPDYLIEINAIAVIQD; from the coding sequence ATGGCAAAGCAACAGATCACCAGCGCCAAGCTGCGCCAGCCGAACGGCCATTTTTCGCAGGCCACCGCGATCGAAGCTCGCGGCCGCCTTGTTTTCCTCTCCGGCATGACCTCCCGCCGCGCCGACGGCACGATCGCCGGCATCGGCGACGTCTCGGAGCAGACGCGGCAGGTCTGCGAGAATCTGAAGGCTGCGGTCGAGGAAGCCGGCGGCACGCTCGACGACATCTGCCGGGTCGACGTCTATGTCCGCAACATGGAGCATTTCGACGCGATCCATAAGGTGCGGCGCGAATACTTCACCGGCATCGCGCCAGCTTCCACGATGGTCGAGATCTGCAAGATGACCTCGCCGGACTATCTGATTGAGATCAACGCCATCGCCGTCATCCAGGACTGA
- a CDS encoding amidohydrolase, producing the protein MPDPVAETILHNGVIRTMDEANPVAEALAVAGGKVVKVGNWTEVQTLRGEETNLIDLGGRMLMPGLIDFHVHLLSSMIARLHTTALDTADDFDAILHKIGAACTRGGGRDWVVANSYGALALRRMREPGALAALDAVSGGQPVVLQHLSGHGHFANSAALQIAGINAATPNPPDGEIVKDASGQPTGLLVESGAWAVTAAIPDLSAAGKAEAARASIAYLNSLGITGFADAAASLEMLEFYRTLDDAGALTCWAAFHLALSPTCSNYSADEAQSMRERRRELCGPHMNADFAKIFLDGVPSLRTAAMLAPYASAPDEAPVATSLTLDELTVAIADFDRDGIGVKVHAVGDRAIRMVLDAVEKVRCRNGRGGPQHQIAHGQFIAVVDIPRLAELNVLHDMCPPLWHPNSASRTHEAMVGTERYATVWPVRDILASGAAVVAASDWRTIAPDLDPWEAMCGLVTRRDPTGRHEGAHAPDQAVSVAEVLPLYTTNPAAAMRLGHRTGRLAPGLSADMIMLDRDLMTIDPLAIAQTKVLATWFEGRLVHGGI; encoded by the coding sequence ATGCCCGATCCCGTAGCCGAAACCATTCTGCACAACGGCGTGATCCGCACGATGGACGAGGCGAACCCGGTGGCCGAGGCCCTCGCCGTCGCCGGCGGCAAGGTCGTCAAGGTCGGCAACTGGACCGAGGTTCAGACTCTCCGAGGAGAGGAAACGAATCTCATCGACCTCGGCGGTCGTATGCTGATGCCGGGGCTGATCGACTTCCACGTCCACCTGCTCTCGAGCATGATCGCGCGCCTCCACACCACGGCGCTCGATACGGCCGACGACTTTGACGCCATCCTACACAAGATCGGAGCGGCCTGCACGCGCGGCGGTGGGCGCGATTGGGTCGTCGCCAACTCCTATGGGGCGCTCGCCTTGCGCCGGATGCGAGAGCCGGGCGCACTTGCGGCCCTCGATGCGGTCAGCGGCGGCCAGCCGGTCGTGCTGCAGCATCTCAGCGGCCATGGCCATTTCGCCAACTCTGCCGCCTTGCAGATCGCGGGCATCAATGCCGCAACGCCCAATCCGCCGGATGGCGAGATCGTCAAGGACGCTTCGGGGCAGCCGACCGGCCTGCTCGTCGAATCCGGCGCCTGGGCCGTCACCGCCGCGATCCCGGACCTGTCGGCGGCCGGGAAGGCCGAGGCGGCGCGCGCCTCGATCGCCTACCTCAACAGTCTCGGCATCACCGGCTTCGCCGATGCAGCGGCGAGCCTGGAGATGCTGGAGTTCTACCGAACCCTCGACGATGCCGGCGCCCTGACCTGCTGGGCCGCCTTCCATCTCGCTTTGAGCCCGACCTGTTCCAACTACTCGGCCGACGAAGCGCAATCGATGCGTGAGCGGCGCCGCGAGCTCTGCGGCCCGCACATGAACGCCGACTTCGCCAAGATCTTCCTCGACGGCGTACCTTCGCTGCGCACGGCCGCGATGCTCGCCCCCTATGCCAGCGCGCCGGATGAGGCGCCGGTCGCGACATCGCTGACGCTGGACGAGCTCACCGTCGCGATCGCCGACTTCGATCGCGACGGCATCGGCGTCAAGGTGCATGCGGTCGGTGACCGCGCCATCCGCATGGTGCTCGATGCCGTCGAGAAGGTACGCTGCCGCAACGGTCGCGGCGGGCCGCAACACCAGATCGCCCATGGCCAGTTCATCGCTGTGGTGGACATTCCGCGCCTGGCTGAGCTCAACGTCCTCCACGACATGTGCCCACCACTCTGGCATCCGAACTCCGCCAGCCGGACGCATGAGGCGATGGTCGGGACCGAGCGCTATGCGACGGTCTGGCCGGTGCGCGACATCCTCGCCTCCGGCGCCGCGGTGGTCGCGGCCTCCGACTGGCGTACGATCGCGCCCGATCTCGATCCCTGGGAGGCCATGTGCGGCCTCGTCACCCGCCGGGATCCGACCGGGCGTCACGAGGGCGCGCACGCCCCCGATCAAGCCGTGAGCGTCGCCGAGGTCCTGCCGCTCTATACGACCAACCCGGCGGCGGCCATGCGGCTCGGCCATCGCACCGGCCGGCTCGCGCCCGGATTATCGGCGGACATGATCATGCTGGACCGCGACCTGATGACGATCGATCCGCTGGCGATCGCGCAGACGAAGGTCCTCGCCACCTGGTTCGAGGGCCGGCTCGTGCATGGCGGCATTTGA
- a CDS encoding ABC transporter permease, producing MKITSEAVTRVAYPILGLLLLLLLWQGYIVLFDVPQAVLPRPLAVWNATINNLPLLISEGRVTLLESVYGFLLAFFLGIPIAVAISSSRTLNLMFYPLLIATQALPKVALAPLILVWLGTGIESKLAIAWLVAFFPIVVDTATGLRSTPAEMLDLAASVRATGWQTFWKIKFPAALPFVITGSKVAITLAVIGAVIGEFISSNEGLGNLLLVANSQVNTPLAFAALLALAVLGMALYAVVAFVDIALKPWFSEVRH from the coding sequence ATGAAAATCACCTCCGAAGCCGTCACGCGGGTCGCCTATCCTATACTCGGCCTGCTTCTGCTGCTCTTGCTCTGGCAGGGCTACATCGTCCTGTTCGACGTGCCGCAGGCGGTGCTGCCGCGCCCGCTCGCAGTCTGGAACGCGACGATCAACAATCTTCCGCTGCTGATTTCCGAGGGGCGCGTGACGCTGCTCGAAAGCGTCTACGGCTTCCTGCTTGCCTTCTTCCTGGGCATCCCGATCGCCGTGGCGATCTCCTCGTCGCGCACGCTCAACCTGATGTTCTATCCGCTGTTGATCGCGACTCAGGCCCTGCCCAAGGTCGCACTGGCACCGCTGATCCTGGTCTGGCTCGGCACCGGCATCGAATCCAAGCTCGCCATCGCTTGGCTCGTCGCCTTTTTCCCGATCGTGGTCGACACCGCGACAGGTTTGCGCTCGACTCCGGCGGAGATGCTAGACTTGGCCGCCTCGGTCCGTGCCACCGGCTGGCAGACCTTCTGGAAGATCAAGTTCCCGGCGGCCCTGCCCTTCGTCATCACCGGCTCGAAGGTCGCGATCACGCTCGCCGTCATCGGCGCGGTGATCGGCGAATTCATCAGCTCGAACGAAGGCCTCGGCAATCTCCTGCTCGTTGCCAATTCGCAAGTGAACACGCCGCTCGCCTTCGCCGCGCTGCTGGCGCTGGCGGTCCTCGGCATGGCGCTTTACGCCGTCGTCGCCTTCGTCGATATCGCGCTGAAGCCCTGGTTCAGCGAAGTCCGGCATTGA
- a CDS encoding ABC transporter substrate-binding protein, whose protein sequence is MHRRHFIAGATATAASLSMPRLGHAQANRARTLRFAPHADLSFVDPVWTLAYIARNHGFMVFDTLYGLDSGFEPQPQMVAGHVIEDDGRLWRLTLRDGLLFHDGTPVRAQDCVASIRRWASADAFGQKLMAATDELSAASDREIRFRLKHPFPLLPAALGKASPYMCAIMPERLALTPQTTQIAEAIGSGPFRFLASERVPGASAAYAKFDRYVPAPGAPSFVSGAKVAHFDRVEWTTIPDAGTAAAALQSGEIDWWEAPPPDLVPLLKGNRKVVVETLDPAGSVGVFRFNHLHPPFNNPAIRRAVLGAVDQAPFMQAVAGDDPAMWNDRVGYFTPGTPMASDAGMAGLFGPRDIAKAKRDLAAAGYRGERVVLLAASNIDAINALAQVAQDLLTRIGMNVDYVSTDWGTVMQRRTSQQPVEGGGWSAFVGTWSGNDLVNPAVSISLRGDGKAAGGWLTSPEIERLRDAWFEAPDLAERKKICRAIQEQAWQDVPFIPLGQWKTQSAWRTSITGLPQGIPLFWSARPS, encoded by the coding sequence ATGCATCGCCGCCACTTCATCGCCGGAGCGACCGCCACGGCGGCGAGCCTTTCCATGCCGCGCCTCGGGCATGCGCAGGCGAACCGCGCCCGCACCTTGCGCTTTGCGCCCCATGCCGATCTGAGTTTCGTCGATCCGGTCTGGACCCTGGCCTACATCGCTCGCAACCACGGCTTCATGGTGTTCGATACCCTCTACGGGCTGGATTCCGGCTTCGAGCCGCAGCCGCAGATGGTCGCGGGGCATGTCATCGAGGACGATGGCCGGCTCTGGCGGCTGACGCTGCGGGACGGCCTGCTCTTCCATGACGGCACGCCGGTACGCGCGCAGGATTGCGTCGCCAGCATCCGGCGCTGGGCGTCGGCCGACGCCTTCGGTCAAAAGCTCATGGCCGCGACGGACGAGCTCTCCGCTGCCTCCGACCGCGAAATCCGCTTTCGGCTCAAGCATCCTTTCCCGCTGCTGCCCGCCGCGCTCGGCAAGGCCAGCCCATATATGTGCGCGATCATGCCGGAGCGGCTCGCGCTCACCCCGCAGACGACGCAGATCGCCGAGGCGATCGGCAGCGGGCCGTTCCGCTTCCTCGCCTCAGAGCGCGTGCCAGGCGCCTCGGCCGCCTATGCGAAATTCGATCGCTATGTCCCTGCCCCGGGCGCACCGAGCTTCGTATCCGGCGCCAAGGTCGCCCATTTCGACCGGGTGGAGTGGACCACCATTCCCGATGCCGGCACGGCCGCGGCCGCCCTCCAGTCAGGCGAGATCGACTGGTGGGAGGCTCCGCCGCCAGACCTCGTTCCCTTGCTGAAGGGCAATCGCAAGGTGGTCGTCGAGACGCTCGACCCGGCAGGCTCGGTCGGCGTGTTCCGGTTCAACCATCTCCATCCACCCTTCAACAACCCGGCGATCCGGCGCGCCGTACTCGGCGCAGTCGATCAGGCACCGTTCATGCAGGCTGTCGCCGGCGACGACCCCGCGATGTGGAACGACCGGGTCGGCTATTTCACACCCGGCACGCCGATGGCGAGCGATGCCGGAATGGCCGGGCTGTTCGGGCCTCGCGACATCGCCAAGGCCAAGCGCGACCTCGCGGCGGCCGGCTATCGCGGCGAGCGGGTCGTCCTGCTCGCCGCCTCGAACATCGATGCGATCAATGCGCTGGCTCAGGTCGCGCAGGACCTGCTGACCCGCATCGGCATGAATGTCGATTATGTCTCGACCGACTGGGGCACGGTGATGCAGCGGCGCACCAGCCAGCAGCCGGTCGAAGGCGGTGGCTGGAGCGCCTTCGTCGGCACCTGGTCCGGCAACGACCTCGTCAACCCAGCGGTGAGCATCAGCCTGCGCGGCGACGGCAAGGCCGCCGGCGGCTGGCTGACCTCTCCGGAGATCGAGCGCTTGCGCGACGCCTGGTTCGAGGCTCCCGATCTTGCCGAGCGTAAGAAGATCTGCCGGGCAATCCAGGAACAGGCCTGGCAGGACGTGCCCTTCATCCCGCTCGGTCAGTGGAAGACGCAGAGCGCCTGGCGCACCAGCATCACCGGCCTGCCGCAGGGCATTCCTCTCTTCTGGAGCGCGCGACCGAGCTGA
- a CDS encoding cupin domain-containing protein, which produces MQLPAGAPSLEEILIQTNDMPWREKSLKGVHEKMLWRDEATGASVALIRFEKGAGIPKPHSHASNQMMFCLSGHFEYTATGVTLKPGSFYCNPKGNVHGPSLAIEETVVVEIYDGPHYPQTPSWYTDERDAH; this is translated from the coding sequence ATGCAGCTTCCCGCCGGCGCTCCGAGCCTCGAGGAAATCCTGATCCAGACGAACGACATGCCCTGGCGGGAAAAGTCGTTGAAGGGGGTGCACGAGAAGATGCTGTGGCGGGACGAGGCGACCGGCGCATCCGTCGCGCTAATCCGCTTCGAGAAGGGCGCCGGCATTCCCAAGCCGCACTCGCACGCCTCGAACCAGATGATGTTCTGCCTCTCCGGCCACTTCGAATACACGGCGACCGGCGTCACGCTGAAGCCCGGCAGCTTCTACTGCAATCCCAAGGGCAATGTGCACGGCCCGAGCCTCGCGATCGAGGAGACGGTCGTGGTCGAGATCTATGACGGTCCGCACTACCCGCAGACGCCGTCCTGGTACACCGACGAGCGCGACGCTCATTGA
- a CDS encoding GntR family transcriptional regulator gives MTAKKGESGQKRRPAQRGKSKKESLPLSEQAYIAIKDRIITLFFAPGQYLNEASICEQLDMGRTPVHQALQRLQAEGLVDVVPRKGVIIQPDSMGQVIEILDARLVVEPAIAARAAEHARPEDIKEAWAILDHHRDDPHGGGRIDAFVECDRAFHSRISDMSQSRILGDFAKALHERSIRAWYLHLWQTLDTDASDRQHRAVLASIEARDPAAAAAAMRDHLSGLRERVVLLQQHAPKRVPSLQAR, from the coding sequence ATGACGGCAAAGAAGGGCGAGAGCGGGCAGAAGCGTCGCCCGGCGCAGCGCGGAAAAAGCAAGAAAGAGTCGCTGCCGCTGTCCGAGCAGGCCTATATCGCCATCAAGGACCGGATCATCACCCTGTTCTTCGCGCCGGGGCAGTATCTCAACGAAGCGTCGATCTGCGAGCAGCTCGACATGGGCCGGACGCCGGTGCACCAGGCGCTGCAGCGGCTGCAGGCCGAGGGCCTCGTCGACGTCGTGCCGCGCAAGGGTGTGATCATCCAGCCGGACTCGATGGGGCAGGTGATCGAGATCCTCGACGCACGCCTCGTTGTCGAGCCGGCAATCGCGGCGCGCGCTGCCGAGCACGCGCGGCCCGAGGACATCAAGGAGGCCTGGGCCATCCTCGATCATCACCGGGATGATCCTCACGGCGGCGGCCGGATCGACGCCTTCGTCGAATGCGACCGCGCCTTCCATTCCCGGATCAGCGACATGTCGCAGTCGCGCATCCTGGGTGACTTCGCCAAGGCGCTGCACGAGCGCTCGATCCGCGCCTGGTATCTGCACCTCTGGCAGACGCTCGACACCGACGCTTCCGACCGCCAGCACCGCGCCGTTCTCGCCTCGATCGAAGCGCGCGACCCCGCAGCTGCGGCAGCAGCGATGCGCGACCACCTGAGTGGCCTTCGCGAGCGGGTGGTTCTTCTGCAGCAGCACGCGCCGAAGCGCGTTCCCTCATTACAAGCGCGCTAG
- a CDS encoding NAD(P)/FAD-dependent oxidoreductase — translation MQRCDVVIVGGGAIGASIAYFLRSRPNSPSVAVIEPDPTYAKASTPRASGGVRRLFSGRENIALSNFSIPFFERFAEGMAVDGEHAEIGYHRGGYLFIVGESGAGLLERNAEIQSRLGVRLDILRPTEIKDRFPSMHVDDLALAAHSVEDGWLDPNSVLQGFRRKARELGASFIADRVVSLHADNGRVRSVELESGARIAADWVVNAAGAWAGEVCRMIGMAAPIAPMRRFEHYFESEHAFEPLPYVKDLNRLAFRPEGKGFTGGVPDGNEPRGFNFETDHGYFERVVWPALAHRFPGFERTREKNVMPGLYDQNEFDGNGIVGPWTGGCENFILAAGFSGHGLMHAPGVGRAVAELIVDGAFQTIDLTPLGWARVANNEPYRELGIL, via the coding sequence ATGCAGCGCTGCGATGTTGTCATCGTTGGAGGTGGAGCGATCGGCGCCAGCATCGCCTACTTCCTGCGCAGCCGCCCCAATTCTCCGAGCGTCGCGGTCATCGAGCCAGACCCGACCTATGCAAAGGCCTCGACCCCGCGAGCATCGGGCGGCGTCAGGCGACTGTTCTCGGGGCGGGAGAACATCGCGCTGTCGAACTTCAGCATCCCGTTCTTCGAGCGCTTCGCCGAGGGTATGGCTGTCGACGGGGAGCATGCCGAGATCGGCTACCACCGCGGCGGCTATCTCTTCATCGTCGGTGAGAGCGGAGCGGGTCTCCTCGAGCGCAATGCCGAGATTCAGAGCCGGCTCGGCGTCCGCCTCGATATTCTGAGGCCCACCGAAATCAAGGACCGCTTTCCGTCGATGCATGTCGACGATCTCGCCTTGGCGGCGCACTCGGTCGAGGATGGCTGGCTCGACCCGAACAGCGTGTTGCAGGGGTTCCGTCGCAAGGCCAGAGAACTCGGCGCATCCTTCATCGCAGACCGCGTCGTCAGCCTGCACGCCGACAACGGCCGCGTCCGCTCGGTCGAGCTCGAAAGCGGCGCGCGGATCGCAGCCGACTGGGTGGTGAACGCAGCCGGCGCCTGGGCCGGCGAGGTCTGCCGGATGATCGGCATGGCGGCCCCGATCGCGCCGATGCGGCGCTTCGAGCACTATTTCGAATCCGAGCACGCCTTCGAACCGCTGCCCTACGTCAAGGATCTGAACCGGCTCGCTTTCCGGCCGGAAGGTAAGGGCTTCACCGGCGGTGTTCCCGACGGAAACGAACCGCGCGGCTTCAACTTCGAGACCGACCACGGCTATTTCGAGCGCGTGGTCTGGCCGGCGCTGGCCCATCGCTTTCCGGGCTTCGAGCGGACGCGCGAGAAGAACGTCATGCCCGGGCTCTACGACCAGAACGAGTTCGACGGCAACGGCATCGTCGGGCCTTGGACCGGCGGCTGCGAGAATTTCATCCTGGCCGCCGGCTTTTCGGGCCATGGCCTAATGCACGCTCCCGGCGTCGGGCGGGCCGTCGCGGAGCTGATCGTCGACGGCGCCTTTCAGACGATCGACCTGACGCCGCTCGGCTGGGCCCGGGTCGCGAACAATGAACCCTACCGGGAACTGGGAATCCTGTGA
- a CDS encoding amidohydrolase family protein — MTAQRIALDVHAHLIPVGAPLASVPGVSWDAATEKLVIDGHTIGIKALFHPEALIAWMDEQQVERAWISAPPPTYRPGLDAAEAEAWTQLLNDGLAAIAAAHPDRLAPLFHLPVAYPELAAWIVRERSTGTEARFSMPTGEPGLMLSDASHAPLWQTLDEVSAFVFLHPGEGCDGRLDPFYLHNLLGNPSETAVAAGHLVFAGILERHPRITICLAHAGGTVPAVAGRWQRGFETGRPGVDKQVEAPARALRRFCVDCIAHDDTLLDLAASVFGEERVVFGSDWPFPMGMIKPHEQLAGLSESRRRAIFCDNPAKLTG, encoded by the coding sequence ATGACCGCACAGCGTATCGCCCTCGACGTCCACGCCCATCTCATTCCGGTCGGCGCGCCGCTCGCGAGCGTTCCCGGCGTGAGCTGGGACGCGGCGACCGAAAAGCTCGTCATCGATGGCCACACGATCGGCATCAAAGCGCTGTTCCATCCCGAGGCGCTGATCGCCTGGATGGACGAGCAGCAGGTCGAGCGCGCCTGGATCTCGGCGCCACCGCCGACCTATCGCCCCGGGCTCGATGCGGCTGAGGCAGAGGCGTGGACGCAATTGCTCAATGACGGGCTCGCCGCGATCGCCGCGGCGCATCCGGACCGGCTGGCGCCGCTCTTCCATCTGCCGGTGGCTTATCCGGAGCTCGCCGCTTGGATCGTGCGCGAGCGCTCCACGGGTACCGAAGCTCGCTTCTCGATGCCGACGGGCGAGCCGGGGCTGATGTTGTCGGACGCCAGCCATGCCCCGCTCTGGCAGACGCTGGATGAAGTCTCGGCCTTCGTCTTCCTGCATCCCGGCGAGGGCTGCGACGGGCGGCTCGACCCGTTCTATTTGCACAACCTCCTCGGCAATCCGAGCGAGACAGCGGTCGCGGCCGGCCATCTCGTTTTCGCCGGCATTCTGGAACGGCACCCGCGCATCACCATCTGCCTCGCCCATGCCGGCGGGACCGTGCCGGCCGTGGCCGGGCGCTGGCAGCGCGGCTTCGAGACCGGCCGGCCGGGCGTCGACAAGCAAGTTGAGGCGCCGGCGCGGGCACTGCGCCGCTTCTGCGTCGACTGCATCGCGCATGACGATACGCTGCTCGATCTGGCGGCTTCGGTGTTCGGCGAGGAACGGGTCGTCTTCGGCTCTGACTGGCCGTTCCCGATGGGCATGATCAAGCCGCACGAGCAGCTCGCCGGCCTCAGCGAGAGCCGGCGCCGGGCGATCTTCTGCGACAATCCCGCCAAGCTGACAGGCTGA